The proteins below come from a single Argentina anserina chromosome 1, drPotAnse1.1, whole genome shotgun sequence genomic window:
- the LOC126786576 gene encoding scarecrow-like protein 15, whose translation MRVPVTTPQTNNNNQSPNPKPETNLGFHTPSRINPNHCYEPTSVLDLRHSPSPVAADNKPSKVSTISDVLTHQNHHDQPLEWDEQVDWDSIMRDLGLHDDSVPNLKTTTTTTNTHLNHHHNGEPHFPHLPEYPHPQPFDPTQLVHSDFNLTEVYSSQNFSHHNLISYDQTDISPSLNSNVGFDFIEELIRAADCFDSDELNLAQVILDRLNQRQRLSSPNSKPVGRPLQRAAVYFKAALQSLLNNSTGSSPVRNLSSWSEIVQTIRAYKGFSGISPIPMFSHFTTNQALLEALNGSSFIHVIDFDIGLGGQYASLMKELAEKADVSRINPPVLRITAVVPEEYSVESRLVRENLSQFAQELKIRFQIDFLLVRTFEILSFKAIKFIDGEKTAVLLSPYIMRRLSSVDNVGAFLGDMRRLSPSVVVFVDGEGMSESGTTSFRRNFVSGLEFFSIMMETLDAGVPGGEMVRKIETYLLRPKIEAAVEAARRRVPPWREVFHGAGMRAVELSQFADFQAQCLLGKVQVRGFHVAKRQAELVLCWHDRALVATSAWRC comes from the coding sequence ATGAGAGTACCCGTCACCACACCTCagaccaacaacaacaaccaatCTCCAAACCCTAAACCCGAAACCAATCTGGGATTCCACACTCCTTCCCGCATCAATCCAAACCACTGCTACGAACCAACCTCGGTTCTCGACCTCCGTCACAGCCCGAGCCCGGTGGCGGCAGATAATAAGCCTTcgaaagtttcaacaatctcCGACGTCCTGACTCACCAAAATCACCATGATCAGCCACTGGAGTGGGACGAGCAGGTGGACTGGGACTCCATCATGAGAGACTTGGGCTTGCACGACGACTCTGTCCCAAACCTGaaaactactactactactactaacACACACCTGAACCACCACCATAACGGCGAGCCTCATTTTCCTCATCTCCCGGAGTACCCTCACCCTCAGCCATTCGATCCCACCCAGCTGGTCCACTCCGATTTCAACCTCACCGAGGTCTACTCCTCCCAGAATTTCAGCCACCACAATCTGATTTCATACGACCAGACAGACATTAGTCCATCCCTCAACTCCAACGTAGGGTTTGATTTCATCGAGGAGCTGATCCGAGCCGCGGACTGTTTCGACTCAGACGAGCTCAACCTAGCTCAGGTCATCCTGGACCGGCTGAACCAAAGGCAGCGATTATCATCACCAAACTCAAAGCCGGTCGGAAGGCCTCTGCAGCGAGCCGCGGTTTATTTCAAAGCCGCCCTCCAGTCCCTCCTGAACAACTCGACCGGCTCAAGTCCAGTCCGCAACCTCTCCTCCTGGTCTGAGATTGTCCAGACGATTAGAGCCTATAAAGGCTTTTCCGGAATTTCGCCGATCCCGATGTTCTCACACTTCACAACTAACCAGGCCCTCCTAGAAGCCCTCAACGGCTCCAGCTTCATCCATGTCATCGACTTCGACATCGGCCTCGGCGGCCAGTACGCTTCGCTGATGAAAGAGCTTGCCGAGAAAGCTGACGTGTCGAGGATCAACCCGCCGGTGCTGCGCATCACCGCCGTCGTGCCAGAGGAGTACTCCGTCGAGAGCAGGCTGGTGAGAGAGAACTTATCCCAGTTCGCTCAGGAGCTCAAGATCAGATTCCAGATAGATTTCCTCCTCGTCCGAACCTTCGAGATTCTCTCCTTTAAGGCCATCAAGTTCATCGACGGAGAGAAGACGGCAGTTCTTCTATCACCGTACATCATGCGCCGCCTCAGCTCAGTCGATAACGTCGGAGCGTTCCTCGGTGATATGCGGCGCTTGTCACCGAGCGTGGTGGTGTTCGTCGACGGGGAGGGGATGTCGGAGTCGGGAACTACGTCGTTCAGGAGGAACTTCGTCTCGGGACTCGAGTTCTTCTCGATCATGATGGAGACCCTTGACGCGGGAGTGCCGGGAGGAGAGATGGTGCGAAAGATCGAGACGTATCTGCTGAGGCCGAAGATAGAGGCGGCGGTGGAGGCAGCCAGGAGGAGGGTCCCGCCGTGGCGGGAAGTGTTTCACGGCGCGGGAATGAGGGCAGTGGAGCTGAGCCAGTTTGCGGATTTTCAGGCGCAGTGCTTGTTGGGCAAGGTCCAGGTCAGGGGGTTCCACGTGGCGAAGCGACAGGCCGAGCTGGTGCTGTGCTGGCATGATAGGGCCCTGGTGGCCACCTCAGCATGGAGGTGTTAG